One genomic segment of Methanolinea mesophila includes these proteins:
- a CDS encoding flavin reductase family protein encodes MEKKALDTTMSHAFMFPMPTVLVGTVVEGRPNYMTAAWCSPACASPPMIAVAINHIRHTTLGIKEQNAFSINVPATRQVVETDFCGIASGNKTDKSGVFTPFYGRLKVPMARECPFNVECGLHTTVDLGSHVLYIGKVEGVFADQDCAPDNNPDPVRIDPIVYIRGKYYRVGDAYADAFTTGKQYKE; translated from the coding sequence ATGGAAAAAAAAGCCCTCGATACTACCATGTCCCACGCGTTTATGTTCCCCATGCCCACCGTGCTGGTGGGAACCGTCGTTGAGGGAAGGCCGAATTACATGACCGCGGCCTGGTGCAGCCCGGCCTGCGCTTCCCCGCCTATGATTGCGGTCGCTATCAACCATATCCGTCATACGACGCTCGGAATAAAGGAACAGAATGCGTTCTCGATCAACGTACCGGCAACCCGGCAGGTGGTGGAGACAGATTTCTGCGGAATTGCATCGGGGAATAAGACCGATAAATCCGGGGTGTTCACGCCGTTCTATGGCAGGCTTAAAGTGCCTATGGCAAGGGAATGCCCCTTCAACGTGGAATGCGGGCTCCATACGACGGTTGACCTGGGCAGCCACGTGCTCTACATCGGAAAGGTGGAGGGAGTATTCGCGGACCAGGATTGTGCGCCCGATAACAATCCCGATCCGGTGAGGATAGACCCGATCGTGTACATCAGGGGTAAATATTACCGTGTGGGCGATGCGTATGCGGATGCCTTCACTACCGGAAAACAGTATAAAGAATAG